Proteins co-encoded in one bacterium genomic window:
- a CDS encoding 6-bladed beta-propeller translates to MVANGPEPRDGVETLVLAEQWRVGGPGDDDALIGVVGRVLADDEGRVYVLDMQQIEVQVYDRDGRCVQRLGRRGDGPGELNLLIDAVRLGDGTVGLVQPFPGRIVLVDSAGDPAGEIPAGDPTTGGFAFLVAAASRGGLAVVVGTRMTIQGGTGVATSFVDRVVGDRLSGSPLLETTRPVGQTDSAPGDVHLPVGGQFDIDRDGRVAMLADRDEYRIDVYGPDDVRQFTVTREAEPLLLTEAEKAAIAGRLAPTPGARGNRQEFRVPDVAAAVQKLHWSDAGELWVLPAHGTRDQPPGVHSTWDVFTPDGVFARRVRVACDADPERDEVHFPGGDLVVIVTNAEDAMDSYFGNLLGAADGAAATENDDDLLQIVCYRPVPPGTPAKP, encoded by the coding sequence GTGGTCGCCAACGGGCCCGAACCGCGCGACGGCGTCGAGACCCTCGTCCTGGCCGAGCAGTGGCGCGTGGGCGGCCCGGGCGACGATGACGCGCTGATCGGGGTCGTGGGCCGGGTCCTCGCCGACGACGAGGGCCGCGTCTACGTGCTCGACATGCAGCAGATCGAGGTGCAGGTCTACGACCGGGACGGGCGCTGCGTGCAGCGGCTCGGCCGCCGCGGCGACGGCCCGGGCGAGCTGAACCTGCTGATCGACGCCGTCCGCCTCGGCGACGGGACGGTCGGCCTGGTGCAACCCTTTCCCGGCAGGATCGTCCTGGTGGATTCGGCCGGCGACCCGGCGGGCGAGATCCCGGCGGGGGACCCGACCACCGGCGGGTTCGCCTTCCTGGTCGCGGCCGCCTCGCGGGGCGGACTGGCGGTCGTGGTCGGCACCCGCATGACCATCCAGGGCGGCACGGGCGTTGCGACCAGCTTCGTCGACCGCGTGGTCGGCGACCGGCTCAGCGGCTCTCCGCTGCTGGAGACCACGCGCCCAGTCGGCCAGACGGATTCGGCACCCGGCGATGTCCACCTGCCGGTCGGCGGACAGTTCGACATCGACCGTGATGGCCGGGTCGCGATGCTGGCCGACCGCGACGAGTACCGGATCGACGTCTACGGGCCGGACGACGTCCGGCAGTTCACCGTGACCCGGGAGGCCGAGCCGCTGCTCCTGACGGAGGCGGAGAAGGCGGCCATCGCCGGGCGGCTGGCGCCGACTCCGGGCGCGCGCGGCAACCGGCAGGAGTTTCGTGTCCCGGATGTGGCCGCGGCCGTGCAGAAGCTGCACTGGAGCGACGCCGGCGAGCTCTGGGTGCTGCCGGCCCACGGCACGCGCGACCAGCCGCCGGGCGTCCACTCGACCTGGGACGTCTTCACGCCGGACGGCGTGTTCGCGCGCCGGGTGCGCGTCGCCTGCGACGCGGACCCGGAGCGGGACGAGGTCCACTTCCCCGGCGGTGACCTGGTGGTCATCGTCACGAACGCCGAAGACGCGATGGACTCGTACTTCGGCAACCTCCTCGGGGCCGCCGACGGCGCCGCGGCGACAGAGAATGACGACGACCTGCTGCAGATCGTCTGCTACCGGCCGGTGCCCCCCGGGACGCCCGCCAAACCCTAG
- a CDS encoding efflux RND transporter periplasmic adaptor subunit — MRAPLSAVRRTLPVLPLLLVLLLALGGCLGGGGGDGNGADSTAVAAADTSGADAADGEEGEEAAKKEKSIKVNVGTVRRGDLVLPVYADGAIRTPKTVSVRTKVGGELIAVSVQDGDRVRKGQVIARIDPREYEIALEESRYRHLQALSQMAAEADTFAVNTEAVAAFRAGRDELEKAQARGTITREEYQTRILQLEMDSLQKGAFRDAVFAQRTGLAEARMAEERARLNLEYTEIRAPFAGVVQGLTMVAGQNLSVGEAVCTLFNNDKLEAAVNVLEADLGNLMEGRPVLLAVPATGDTLKVAVDVISPTLDQTTRTCEVLVRFDNPDGRLRPGMFVRAEIAGIVFPDKLLAPKEALLIRDDRPLVFKRDGDRALWHYVDVGLQNDDWVEILRVHSGGTLAPGDQVVVSDHLTLAHEAKIKVGKTVAPHDKWDFAGSALAQEGAAR; from the coding sequence ATGCGCGCACCCCTGTCCGCCGTCCGCCGCACCCTGCCGGTGCTCCCGCTGCTGCTCGTTCTCCTGCTGGCCCTCGGGGGCTGCCTCGGCGGCGGCGGCGGCGATGGCAATGGCGCCGACTCCACCGCCGTGGCCGCCGCCGACACGAGCGGCGCCGACGCCGCGGACGGCGAGGAAGGCGAGGAGGCCGCCAAGAAGGAGAAGTCGATCAAGGTGAACGTGGGCACGGTGCGGCGGGGCGACCTGGTGCTGCCGGTGTACGCCGACGGCGCCATCCGCACGCCCAAGACGGTGAGCGTCCGCACCAAGGTGGGCGGCGAGCTGATCGCCGTCTCGGTGCAGGACGGCGACCGGGTGCGCAAGGGGCAGGTCATCGCGCGCATCGATCCCCGCGAATACGAGATCGCCCTCGAGGAGAGCCGCTACCGGCACCTGCAGGCCCTGAGCCAGATGGCCGCCGAGGCCGACACCTTCGCCGTGAACACCGAGGCCGTGGCCGCCTTCCGCGCCGGGCGCGACGAGTTGGAGAAGGCCCAGGCCCGGGGCACGATCACCCGCGAGGAGTACCAGACCCGCATCCTGCAGCTGGAGATGGACTCGCTGCAGAAGGGCGCCTTCCGCGACGCCGTCTTCGCCCAGCGCACGGGCCTGGCGGAGGCGCGCATGGCCGAGGAGCGCGCCCGCCTGAACCTCGAGTACACGGAGATCCGGGCCCCCTTCGCCGGCGTGGTGCAGGGCCTGACCATGGTCGCCGGCCAGAACCTCTCGGTGGGCGAGGCCGTGTGCACCCTCTTCAACAACGACAAGCTCGAGGCGGCGGTGAACGTGCTCGAGGCCGACCTGGGCAACCTCATGGAGGGGCGTCCGGTGCTGCTGGCCGTGCCCGCCACGGGCGACACCCTCAAGGTGGCCGTCGACGTCATCAGCCCGACCCTCGACCAGACGACCCGCACCTGCGAGGTCCTCGTCCGCTTCGACAACCCCGACGGCCGCCTGCGACCGGGCATGTTCGTGCGGGCCGAGATCGCCGGCATCGTCTTCCCGGACAAGCTGCTGGCCCCCAAGGAGGCGCTGCTGATCCGCGACGACCGGCCGCTGGTGTTCAAGCGCGACGGCGACCGCGCCCTGTGGCACTACGTCGACGTCGGGCTGCAGAACGACGACTGGGTCGAGATCCTGCGCGTGCATTCGGGCGGCACCCTCGCCCCCGGCGACCAGGTCGTGGTGTCGGACCACCTGACCCTCGCCCACGAGGCCAAGATCAAGGTCGGCAAGACCGTCGCGCCCCACGACAAGTGGGACTTCGCCGGGTCGGCGCTGGCCCAGGAAGGCGCGGCCCGATGA
- a CDS encoding efflux RND transporter permease subunit, which yields MIIQTAVRRPVAILMLFAGLVLIGFQARQRLAVDLLPAINYPNLTVITNYTDTPADDMTRLVTQPLEEVITGLAGVRRVISKTREGVSTITVQYEWGTEMDFANLHLREAIDRVAYQDDFPEAADRPLILRWDPSARPIAILVLHGDDPMARMTEFAREVVKPALEQINGISQAEVIGGAEREILVRPDFDRLRLYNLTMEDLAQALRVANISFPGGRIRKGPLHLPLRILGEFENLDEIRQTEIPAAGPGITIGDVAKVLDTTKDPEGFTLDGNEEVVSLHLYKEVGENTIETTAEVDKVLGILKGQYGDLDYRFIYRDADFVAESFRGMQDSLLYGSGLAFLVLFLFLMDWRSPIVVGLAIPVSIMTTFAFLYFADVGLNLMSLGGLSLAAGMLVDNSIVVLENINRHLRKARDTGRDVAEVCATAAAEVASPVIAATLTTVAVFFPVIYVPGIAGEFFRDQALTVTISLIVSIFAALLLQPMLSAHILKVPGDRPAAVFRPFDNGFNAVARVYHGLLERVLSHKTPFLVVLVLALVGGAWVGTHMRLSFMPDRTQGDFTLAMELPAGTPLEMTDELASDLAAALVPMPEVATVYTQVGVTEKTLASLKEYSAANTARIRVMLHPSRHGRQDMEHVKARLQPRLDAITGGVFVYSEEGVGLREILASGESAFTLGIVAEKGEDARVMAENLLPRLRAIPGLQDVEMDRVLGNPTVEVTVDREKALRFGLEPEALARELRNRIQGTVATTYNEIEQRIDIAVRLPRDQRYDLSTVLASPVAVGEGKTVPLGSFVIQETGTPVREIVRRDQRRQITIAGDVNGRSMAEIWQDVDALLAGIDTGEGLAFVTGGEQEEINSSFRDLGFALLLSGLLVYMILAAQFESFLDPLIISAVLPVGITGAFFTLALTGQSLNIISLIGLIALLGIAVNDAIVKVATIRRLRADGLPGRAAILAASELRFRPILMTTVTTVLAMVPMGLGLGTGEQMQRPLAITIIGGLSIATLLTLFLTPVVYEALHRRTDKDYETGSAPDGTAVAVDA from the coding sequence ATGATCATCCAGACCGCCGTCCGGCGTCCGGTCGCGATCCTGATGCTCTTCGCGGGCCTGGTGCTGATCGGGTTCCAGGCCCGGCAGCGCCTGGCCGTCGACCTGCTGCCCGCCATCAACTACCCGAACCTGACGGTGATCACCAACTACACCGACACGCCCGCCGACGACATGACGCGGCTGGTGACCCAGCCGCTCGAGGAGGTCATCACCGGCCTGGCGGGCGTGCGGCGCGTGATCTCGAAGACCCGCGAGGGCGTCTCGACCATCACCGTGCAGTACGAGTGGGGCACGGAGATGGACTTCGCCAACCTGCACCTGCGGGAGGCCATCGACCGCGTCGCCTACCAGGACGACTTCCCCGAGGCCGCCGACCGGCCCCTGATCCTGCGCTGGGACCCGAGCGCGCGGCCCATTGCCATCCTGGTGCTGCACGGCGACGACCCCATGGCCCGCATGACGGAATTCGCCCGCGAGGTGGTCAAGCCGGCCCTCGAGCAGATCAACGGCATCAGCCAGGCCGAGGTGATCGGCGGCGCCGAGCGGGAGATCCTGGTGCGGCCCGACTTCGACCGGCTGCGCCTGTACAACCTCACGATGGAGGACCTGGCCCAGGCCCTGCGCGTGGCCAACATCAGCTTCCCGGGCGGGCGCATCCGCAAGGGGCCGCTGCACCTGCCCCTGCGCATCCTCGGCGAATTCGAGAACCTCGACGAGATCCGCCAGACCGAGATCCCCGCCGCCGGGCCGGGCATCACCATCGGCGACGTGGCCAAGGTGCTCGACACAACCAAGGATCCCGAGGGCTTCACCCTCGACGGCAACGAGGAGGTGGTCTCGCTGCACCTGTACAAGGAGGTGGGCGAGAACACCATCGAGACCACGGCCGAGGTGGACAAGGTGCTCGGCATCCTCAAGGGCCAGTACGGCGACCTGGACTACCGCTTCATCTACCGCGACGCCGACTTCGTGGCCGAGAGCTTCCGCGGCATGCAGGACTCGCTGCTGTACGGCTCGGGCCTGGCCTTCCTCGTGCTCTTCCTGTTCCTGATGGACTGGCGCAGCCCCATCGTCGTGGGCCTGGCGATCCCGGTCTCGATCATGACCACCTTCGCCTTCCTCTACTTCGCCGACGTGGGCCTGAACCTGATGTCGCTGGGCGGCCTCTCGCTGGCGGCGGGTATGCTCGTGGACAACTCCATCGTGGTGCTGGAGAACATCAACCGGCACCTGCGCAAGGCCCGCGACACCGGGCGCGACGTCGCCGAGGTGTGCGCGACGGCGGCGGCCGAGGTGGCCTCGCCGGTCATCGCCGCCACCCTGACCACGGTGGCCGTGTTCTTCCCGGTGATCTACGTGCCGGGCATCGCCGGCGAGTTCTTCCGCGACCAGGCCCTGACGGTGACCATCTCGCTGATCGTGTCGATCTTCGCGGCGCTGCTGCTGCAGCCCATGCTCTCGGCCCACATCCTGAAGGTGCCCGGCGACCGGCCGGCGGCGGTCTTCCGGCCCTTCGACAACGGGTTCAACGCGGTGGCGCGCGTCTACCACGGGCTGCTCGAGCGGGTGCTGAGCCACAAGACCCCCTTCCTGGTCGTGCTCGTGCTGGCCCTGGTCGGCGGGGCCTGGGTGGGCACCCACATGCGCCTGAGCTTCATGCCCGACCGCACCCAGGGCGACTTCACCCTGGCCATGGAGCTGCCCGCCGGCACGCCCCTGGAGATGACCGACGAACTGGCCAGCGACCTGGCCGCGGCGCTGGTGCCCATGCCCGAGGTGGCGACGGTGTACACCCAGGTCGGCGTCACCGAGAAGACCCTGGCCAGCCTGAAGGAGTACAGCGCGGCCAACACCGCGCGCATCCGGGTGATGCTGCACCCCTCGCGCCACGGGCGCCAGGACATGGAGCACGTGAAGGCGCGCCTGCAGCCCCGGCTCGACGCGATCACGGGCGGCGTCTTCGTGTACAGCGAGGAGGGCGTCGGCCTGCGGGAGATCCTGGCCAGCGGCGAGTCGGCCTTCACCCTGGGCATCGTGGCCGAGAAGGGCGAGGACGCCCGCGTGATGGCCGAGAACCTGCTGCCCCGCCTGCGTGCGATCCCGGGCCTGCAGGACGTCGAGATGGATCGCGTGCTGGGCAACCCCACCGTCGAGGTGACGGTCGACCGCGAGAAGGCCCTGCGCTTCGGACTCGAGCCGGAGGCCCTGGCCCGCGAGCTGCGGAACCGCATCCAGGGCACCGTGGCCACGACCTACAACGAGATCGAGCAGCGCATCGACATCGCCGTGCGCCTGCCGCGCGACCAGCGCTACGACCTGTCGACGGTGCTGGCGTCGCCGGTCGCCGTCGGCGAGGGCAAGACCGTCCCCCTGGGCAGCTTCGTGATCCAGGAGACCGGCACGCCGGTGCGCGAGATCGTGCGGCGCGACCAGCGCCGGCAGATCACCATCGCCGGCGACGTGAACGGGCGCAGCATGGCCGAGATCTGGCAGGACGTGGACGCGCTGCTGGCGGGCATCGACACCGGCGAAGGCCTGGCCTTCGTCACCGGCGGCGAGCAGGAGGAGATCAACAGCTCGTTCCGCGACCTGGGCTTCGCCCTGCTGCTGAGCGGCCTGCTGGTCTACATGATCCTGGCCGCCCAGTTCGAGAGCTTCCTCGACCCGCTGATCATCTCGGCGGTGCTGCCGGTGGGCATCACGGGCGCCTTCTTCACCCTGGCCCTGACGGGTCAGAGCCTGAACATCATCTCGCTGATCGGCCTGATCGCCCTGCTGGGCATCGCGGTCAACGACGCCATCGTGAAGGTGGCCACGATCCGGCGCCTGCGCGCCGACGGCCTGCCGGGACGGGCGGCGATCCTGGCCGCGAGCGAACTGCGCTTCCGGCCCATCCTGATGACCACCGTCACCACGGTGCTGGCCATGGTCCCCATGGGGCTCGGCCTGGGCACCGGCGAGCAGATGCAGCGGCCCCTGGCGATCACGATCATCGGCGGCCTGAGCATCGCCACCCTGTTGACGCTCTTCCTGACGCCGGTGGTGTACGAGGCCCTGCACCGGCGCACGGACAAGGACTACGAGACGGGCTCCGCCCCCGACGGCACCGCCGTCGCGGTCGACGCCTAG
- a CDS encoding efflux RND transporter permease subunit: protein MIRFAVDHPVATWMLFTALIVTGVYAVPKLNIEAMPETELPELSIVTSWNGASPSAIQRSITLPIEEAVAGCHGVEDLDSQSRHGQSTVTAKFKRGTNMEFARLELSERLGSVRRSLPAQASQPFIRPFVPEELRTEEFFSVSLISPLSMNDLRDRAETWIVPRFLSIPGVADAELRGGARPLVRVLLDLELMERYGLTADGIASRLDALDDIVPAGPVRESGRELTVSVRDSVSVARLENTVLRTIGGQPVLLRHVAKVKRDFEDIAYYSRIGGENVITLLITKRSGQNSIAVSRRLRGELPAIEAEAPFPVSFEVDQDEGEDLEEKLEELVIRSLVILGLLFIMLAVALKQVRLTAIVIFSILLAIVICLSLFYFFGVSVNFITISGLTVCFGMLLDNSILVLDAIHRRLSGNYQGDARQALIRGTREVAFPIMATTLTTVVAFLSFIFMTDRLSLFYVPLAVSVGIAMLASIFVAFAWIPVALRGPAEKEMRHTRAADDEFGLAGWAMLWRWSLASVLLAAAVFGGLWLWKGEFEAMDLWPWVAGAGGLLVAVGFFVSYVDTLTRIHTRFWLYPFVIVFGLFVGTFFVFKDKVRTGGFWRPQTQEQIVVFLERPVGTDVKLSSETIKLFEDEVLPIPEGVHMRSGASGNRAWMFIEFEEEMLKTAYPEMYRNQVIVLAEELGGMFIWINGFGDPYMKGGRGGGMSNSTIRLTGYNSKELKEISDGVLGRLDRNRRVRNARLTSGDRFSRSDTDETVVMLDRQALASHRLSMAEVMGHIRRLLGVENPWHMVLDGEDQRLMLTFDDAQSIEYDQILGRTMTTSRGQKVQLGRLISIESRPEISSINRHDQKYSQQINWEYIGTDRMRRQYIKEIMAGMELPYGYTAEDMSGEQITEDEEEELKNTLWLTVVFIFMALAAMFESFALPLLVLLAVPMALVGVAGIFWGTGAEFDSSAKIGLILMFGIVVNNAILLINRFRLQVREILEQEDVPAGDGEGQVPPKRRLGAFDLWRLPGEMRQRILRTAILDGTRIQMRSILLTSGTTIAGLLPLLYKKDASAGKDIWENLALSSIGGLGSSTVLILMGMPALYWIFTRWGWGFARLGRWVKRRTGRAAVSAAPGEAGLAE from the coding sequence ATGATCCGATTCGCCGTCGACCACCCCGTGGCGACGTGGATGCTCTTCACGGCCCTGATCGTGACGGGCGTCTACGCCGTGCCGAAGCTCAACATCGAGGCGATGCCCGAGACCGAGCTGCCCGAGCTGAGCATCGTCACGTCCTGGAACGGGGCCTCCCCCAGCGCCATCCAGCGGTCGATCACCCTGCCCATCGAGGAAGCCGTCGCGGGTTGCCACGGCGTCGAGGACCTGGACAGCCAGTCCCGCCACGGCCAGAGCACCGTGACGGCCAAGTTCAAGCGCGGCACGAACATGGAATTCGCGAGGCTCGAGCTGAGCGAGCGGCTCGGCTCGGTGCGGCGCAGCCTGCCGGCCCAGGCCAGCCAGCCCTTCATCCGGCCGTTCGTGCCCGAGGAGCTGCGCACCGAGGAGTTCTTCTCGGTGAGCCTGATCTCGCCCCTGAGCATGAACGACCTGCGCGACCGGGCCGAGACCTGGATCGTGCCCCGCTTCCTGTCGATTCCCGGCGTGGCCGACGCCGAGCTGCGCGGCGGGGCCCGGCCCCTGGTGCGGGTGCTGCTCGACCTCGAGCTCATGGAGCGCTACGGCCTGACCGCCGACGGCATCGCCTCGCGCCTGGACGCCCTGGACGACATCGTGCCCGCGGGGCCGGTGCGCGAGAGCGGTCGCGAGCTGACGGTCAGCGTGCGCGACTCGGTCTCGGTGGCCCGCCTGGAGAACACGGTGCTGCGCACCATCGGCGGCCAGCCGGTGCTGCTGCGCCACGTGGCCAAGGTGAAGCGCGACTTCGAGGACATCGCCTACTACAGCCGCATCGGCGGCGAGAACGTGATCACGCTGCTGATCACCAAGCGCAGCGGCCAGAACTCCATCGCCGTGAGCCGGCGCCTGCGCGGCGAGCTGCCGGCCATCGAGGCCGAGGCGCCGTTCCCGGTGAGCTTCGAGGTCGACCAGGACGAGGGCGAGGACCTCGAGGAGAAGCTCGAGGAGCTGGTGATCCGCTCGCTGGTGATCCTGGGTCTGCTGTTCATCATGCTCGCCGTCGCCCTCAAGCAGGTGCGGCTGACGGCCATCGTGATCTTCTCGATCCTCCTGGCCATCGTGATCTGCCTGTCGCTGTTCTACTTCTTCGGCGTGTCGGTGAACTTCATCACCATCAGCGGACTGACGGTGTGCTTCGGCATGCTGCTGGACAACTCGATCCTCGTGCTCGACGCCATCCACCGCCGCCTGAGCGGCAACTACCAGGGCGACGCGCGGCAGGCCCTGATCCGCGGCACCCGCGAGGTGGCCTTCCCGATCATGGCCACGACCCTGACCACGGTGGTCGCCTTCCTCTCGTTCATCTTCATGACCGACCGCCTGTCGCTCTTCTACGTGCCCCTGGCCGTGAGCGTGGGCATCGCCATGCTGGCCTCGATCTTCGTGGCCTTCGCCTGGATCCCGGTGGCGCTGCGCGGCCCGGCCGAGAAGGAGATGCGCCACACGCGCGCCGCCGACGACGAGTTCGGCCTCGCGGGCTGGGCCATGCTGTGGCGCTGGAGCCTGGCATCGGTGCTGCTGGCGGCGGCGGTCTTCGGCGGCCTCTGGCTGTGGAAGGGCGAGTTCGAGGCCATGGATCTCTGGCCGTGGGTCGCGGGCGCGGGCGGACTGCTGGTGGCCGTGGGCTTCTTCGTCAGCTACGTCGACACGCTGACGCGCATCCACACCCGCTTCTGGCTGTACCCGTTCGTGATCGTCTTCGGGCTCTTCGTCGGCACCTTCTTCGTGTTCAAGGACAAGGTGCGCACCGGCGGCTTCTGGCGCCCCCAGACCCAGGAGCAGATCGTCGTCTTCCTCGAGCGCCCGGTGGGCACCGACGTGAAGCTCTCGAGCGAGACCATCAAGCTCTTCGAGGACGAGGTGCTGCCCATCCCCGAGGGGGTGCACATGCGCAGCGGGGCGTCCGGCAACCGGGCCTGGATGTTCATCGAGTTCGAGGAGGAGATGCTCAAGACCGCCTACCCGGAGATGTACCGCAACCAGGTCATCGTGCTGGCCGAGGAGCTCGGCGGCATGTTCATCTGGATCAACGGGTTCGGCGACCCCTACATGAAGGGCGGCCGCGGCGGCGGCATGAGCAACTCGACCATCCGCCTGACCGGCTACAACAGCAAGGAACTGAAGGAGATCAGCGACGGGGTGCTGGGCCGGCTCGACCGCAACCGGCGCGTGCGCAACGCCCGCCTGACCAGCGGCGACCGCTTCAGCCGCTCGGACACCGACGAGACGGTGGTCATGCTCGACCGGCAGGCCCTGGCCAGCCACCGGCTGAGCATGGCCGAGGTCATGGGGCACATCCGGCGGCTGCTCGGCGTCGAGAACCCCTGGCACATGGTGCTCGACGGCGAGGACCAGCGCCTGATGCTCACCTTCGACGACGCCCAGAGCATCGAGTACGACCAGATCCTGGGCCGCACCATGACCACGAGCCGCGGCCAGAAGGTGCAGCTCGGGCGGCTGATCAGCATCGAGAGCCGGCCCGAGATCTCGTCCATCAACCGGCACGACCAGAAGTACAGCCAGCAGATCAACTGGGAGTACATCGGCACCGACCGCATGCGGCGCCAGTACATCAAGGAGATCATGGCCGGCATGGAACTGCCCTACGGCTACACGGCCGAGGACATGAGCGGCGAGCAGATCACCGAGGACGAGGAGGAGGAGCTCAAGAACACGCTCTGGCTGACGGTCGTGTTCATCTTCATGGCCCTGGCCGCCATGTTCGAGAGCTTCGCCCTGCCCCTGCTGGTGCTGCTGGCGGTGCCCATGGCCCTCGTGGGGGTGGCCGGAATCTTCTGGGGCACCGGGGCCGAGTTCGACTCGTCGGCCAAGATCGGCCTGATCCTCATGTTCGGCATCGTGGTCAACAACGCGATCCTGCTCATCAACCGCTTCCGGCTGCAGGTGCGGGAGATCCTCGAGCAGGAGGACGTCCCCGCCGGCGACGGCGAGGGCCAGGTGCCGCCCAAGCGCCGGCTCGGGGCCTTCGACCTGTGGCGCCTGCCCGGCGAGATGCGCCAGCGCATCCTGCGCACGGCCATCCTCGACGGCACGCGGATCCAGATGCGTTCGATCCTGTTGACCAGCGGCACGACCATTGCCGGATTGCTGCCGTTGCTGTACAAGAAGGATGCGTCCGCGGGCAAGGACATCTGGGAGAACCTGGCGCTGAGCTCCATCGGCGGCCTGGGCAG